In a genomic window of uncultured Sphaerochaeta sp.:
- a CDS encoding NifB/NifX family molybdenum-iron cluster-binding protein has product MLKVAVACENKMVCGHFGHCETFEVFETENGKIVNQESIPNPGHRPGFLPNFLHEIGVNTIISGGMGGGAVDIFNGHNIEVILGAQGDSRRVVEEYLAGNLASTGSVCHEHAHHDECGE; this is encoded by the coding sequence ATGTTGAAAGTAGCGGTAGCATGTGAAAACAAGATGGTATGCGGACATTTCGGACATTGTGAGACCTTCGAGGTCTTCGAGACCGAAAATGGAAAGATTGTGAACCAAGAGAGTATCCCGAATCCAGGACACCGCCCGGGCTTCTTGCCCAATTTCCTCCATGAGATCGGGGTGAACACCATCATCAGCGGAGGAATGGGTGGCGGTGCTGTCGATATTTTCAATGGCCACAACATTGAGGTAATTCTCGGAGCCCAGGGAGATAGCCGCAGGGTTGTTGAAGAGTATCTTGCTGGAAATCTGGCTTCCACCGGTAGCGTCTGCCATGAGCACGCCCACCACGACGAGTGCGGCGAGTAA